In a genomic window of Microbispora sp. ZYX-F-249:
- a CDS encoding acyl-CoA dehydrogenase family protein, translated as MRRTIYGEDHEAFRDSVRQFVIRSVAPRAEEFVERRLIDREVWREAGRQGFLGLEVPEEYDGTAAGDYRFNAVLTEELAGVGMALASSFGIHFDVVAPYLVELTTDEQRKRWLPPFCSGEMITAIGMTEPSGGSDLAALRTTAVRDGSDWIIDGSKTFITNGHQAGLVVVAARTSPEKRAKGITLFAVEEGMPGFHRGRKLDKVGQPEADTAELFFEGVRVPAANVIGEVDRGFVAMMERLPQERLGSAVTNIAHAAAVLAETLSYVKERKAFGRAIGSFQYNKFTLADLVTKVEVTRAYVDQCVAAHAGGELTAVDAAKAKMWTAEVQNQVIDACVQLYGGYGYMREYRVARAWMDARVTRIWAGSNEIMREIVGRDLGL; from the coding sequence ATGCGACGCACCATCTACGGCGAGGACCACGAGGCCTTCCGCGACTCCGTGCGGCAGTTCGTGATCCGCTCGGTCGCCCCGAGGGCCGAGGAGTTCGTCGAGCGCCGGCTGATCGACCGTGAGGTGTGGCGGGAGGCCGGCCGGCAGGGATTCCTCGGCCTGGAGGTCCCCGAGGAGTACGACGGCACGGCGGCGGGCGACTACCGCTTCAACGCCGTGCTCACCGAGGAACTGGCCGGGGTGGGCATGGCTCTGGCGTCCAGTTTCGGCATCCACTTCGACGTGGTCGCGCCGTACCTGGTGGAGCTGACGACGGACGAGCAGAGGAAGCGATGGCTGCCGCCGTTCTGCTCGGGAGAGATGATCACGGCGATCGGCATGACCGAGCCGAGCGGCGGGTCGGACCTGGCGGCACTGCGCACCACCGCCGTCAGGGACGGCTCCGACTGGATCATCGACGGCTCCAAGACGTTCATCACCAACGGCCACCAGGCCGGCCTCGTCGTGGTCGCGGCCCGGACCAGCCCGGAGAAGCGGGCCAAGGGCATCACGTTGTTCGCGGTCGAGGAGGGCATGCCCGGCTTCCACCGGGGGCGCAAGCTCGACAAGGTCGGCCAGCCGGAGGCCGACACGGCCGAACTGTTCTTCGAGGGCGTACGGGTGCCGGCCGCCAACGTGATCGGCGAGGTGGACCGGGGGTTCGTCGCGATGATGGAGCGTCTCCCCCAGGAACGGCTCGGCAGCGCCGTCACCAACATCGCGCACGCCGCCGCCGTGCTCGCCGAGACCCTGTCGTACGTGAAGGAGCGCAAGGCGTTCGGCCGGGCGATCGGCAGCTTCCAGTACAACAAGTTCACCCTCGCCGACCTCGTGACGAAGGTCGAGGTGACGCGGGCGTACGTCGACCAGTGCGTGGCCGCCCACGCCGGCGGCGAGCTGACCGCGGTCGACGCGGCCAAGGCCAAGATGTGGACCGCCGAGGTGCAGAACCAGGTGATCGACGCCTGTGTGCAGCTCTACGGCGGCTACGGCTACATGAGGGAGTACCGCGTGGCGCGGGCCTGGATGGACGCCCGGGTGACCCGGATCTGGGCGGGATCCAACGAGATCATGCGCGAGATCGTCGGCCGGGATCTGGGCCTGTGA
- a CDS encoding branched-chain amino acid ABC transporter permease produces the protein MRLPARTLRAALWLTVLAAAVAVPFYLEGFWLQAGLFAMSAAIGAIGINLLTGATGQLSLGHAFFLAAGAYSYVYLSSDLGLPTPLAAVAAVAVAGVCGGLFSPIAGRLKGAYLGIATLALIFVGQHILFNAEPVTGGFNGRPVPPMELFGFVFADSPELVVLNVPFGSLERLWFLGIALLAGAAAFARGVLRGRPGLAMNTIRDHEIAAGVMGVPVARYRAGVFVLSSMYGGLAGVLVALVFQQVVPDYFGMLLSLDYLAMIVIGGLGSVAGAVAGAAFVSLLPQLLTRYSDALPLVAEPGSGGVSPAEAARILYGAAVVAVVLFLPGGLAGLATRLGRVRLKELRWAKSAPAPASRR, from the coding sequence CTGCGCCTCCCGGCACGGACCCTGCGGGCCGCGCTGTGGCTCACGGTGCTCGCGGCGGCCGTGGCGGTGCCGTTCTACCTGGAGGGGTTCTGGCTGCAGGCGGGGCTGTTCGCGATGTCGGCGGCGATCGGCGCCATCGGGATCAACCTGCTGACCGGGGCGACCGGGCAGCTGTCCCTGGGGCATGCCTTCTTCCTCGCGGCCGGGGCGTACTCCTACGTCTACCTGTCCTCGGACCTGGGCCTGCCCACACCGCTCGCGGCCGTGGCGGCGGTGGCCGTCGCGGGCGTGTGCGGCGGACTGTTCAGCCCGATCGCGGGCCGCCTCAAGGGCGCCTACCTCGGCATCGCCACGCTCGCCCTGATCTTCGTCGGCCAGCACATCCTGTTCAACGCCGAGCCGGTCACCGGCGGCTTCAACGGACGGCCGGTGCCGCCGATGGAGCTGTTCGGGTTCGTCTTCGCCGATTCCCCGGAGCTGGTGGTGCTGAACGTGCCGTTCGGGTCGCTCGAACGGCTGTGGTTCCTCGGGATCGCGCTGCTCGCGGGCGCGGCGGCGTTCGCCCGGGGCGTGCTGCGCGGCCGTCCCGGCCTGGCGATGAACACGATCAGGGACCACGAGATCGCCGCGGGGGTCATGGGCGTCCCGGTCGCCCGGTACCGCGCGGGCGTGTTCGTCCTGTCGTCCATGTACGGCGGGCTCGCCGGGGTGCTGGTCGCCCTGGTCTTCCAGCAGGTCGTGCCGGACTACTTCGGCATGCTGCTGTCGCTCGACTACCTCGCGATGATCGTTATCGGCGGCCTGGGATCGGTCGCCGGGGCGGTCGCCGGGGCCGCGTTCGTCTCCCTGCTCCCCCAGTTGCTCACCCGCTACAGCGACGCGCTGCCGCTGGTGGCCGAGCCGGGTTCCGGCGGGGTCTCCCCCGCCGAGGCCGCGCGGATCCTCTACGGCGCCGCCGTCGTCGCGGTGGTGCTGTTCCTGCCCGGCGGTCTGGCCGGGCTCGCCACGCGGCTCGGCCGCGTTCGACTCAAGGAGCTCAGATGGGCGAAATCGGCACCCGCGCCGGCATCGCGGCGTTAG
- a CDS encoding acyl-CoA thioesterase, which translates to MNDRRAYPHWRDVPTRWKDNDVYGHVNNVVHYSLMDTVINTWLIEEAGLDIHEGPAIGLCVESRCSYRASVSFPQVISVGLRIGHLGRSSVRYELGLFTGDTLVAEGDFTHVFVDRHTRRPVEIGPPLRPAMERLLVP; encoded by the coding sequence GTGAACGACCGCCGAGCGTATCCGCACTGGCGGGACGTGCCCACCCGGTGGAAGGACAACGACGTCTACGGGCACGTCAACAACGTCGTGCACTACTCGCTGATGGACACCGTGATCAACACCTGGCTGATCGAGGAGGCCGGGCTGGACATCCACGAGGGCCCGGCCATCGGGCTGTGTGTCGAGTCGCGCTGCTCCTACCGCGCCTCGGTGTCCTTCCCCCAGGTGATCAGTGTGGGCCTGCGGATCGGCCACCTGGGCCGCTCCAGCGTCCGCTACGAGCTCGGCCTGTTCACCGGGGACACACTGGTCGCCGAGGGCGACTTCACCCACGTCTTCGTGGACCGGCACACCCGCCGCCCGGTGGAGATCGGCCCGCCCCTGCGTCCCGCCATGGAACGCCTGCTGGTCCCCTGA
- a CDS encoding ABC transporter substrate-binding protein, with amino-acid sequence MGEIGTRAGIAALALLSLAVATSAAGCASDKATGGGADAAAVSGDGVKTGPGVTATTITVSALTDLTGPYASFGKSQTQAQQLYFDQANAGGGVCGRKYELVVRDHGYDTQKAVAAYTEVAPRSAAIAQFIGSPMITALKQRIDGDKLLTIPMAWATTLLGSRAIQVTGTTYDIDMINAVEFLAKEKGVKSGDKIGHLYFEGDYGESSLNGSKYAADKLGLQVVEQKIKATDQDMSAQVAAFKAAGVKAVLVSVGPRQTASLVGVSLAKGMDVPFVGSNSAYSPQLLGTPAAPALLKDFYYVSAGTPVSVKNPAMRKLVADYRAKYPGETLDSGVASGWSAAMIVDEAMKKACEAKDLSREGVLTAHRSQSGFGGDFGTPMDFTFFDKPASRSSYVLKPDKAALGGAVVFREPEVSELAKDYPVPVG; translated from the coding sequence ATGGGCGAAATCGGCACCCGCGCCGGCATCGCGGCGTTAGCCCTGCTGTCCCTGGCCGTCGCGACCTCGGCCGCGGGATGTGCCAGCGACAAGGCGACGGGCGGCGGCGCGGACGCCGCGGCGGTGAGCGGGGACGGGGTCAAGACCGGCCCCGGTGTCACGGCCACCACGATCACCGTGAGCGCGCTCACCGACCTGACCGGCCCGTACGCGTCGTTCGGCAAGAGCCAGACGCAGGCGCAGCAGCTGTACTTCGACCAGGCCAACGCCGGCGGCGGGGTCTGCGGCCGCAAGTACGAGCTGGTCGTCCGCGACCACGGCTACGACACCCAGAAGGCCGTGGCGGCCTACACCGAGGTCGCGCCCAGGTCGGCGGCGATCGCGCAGTTCATCGGATCCCCGATGATCACCGCGTTGAAGCAGCGCATCGACGGTGACAAGCTGCTCACGATCCCGATGGCGTGGGCGACCACACTGCTCGGCAGCCGGGCCATCCAGGTGACCGGCACGACGTACGACATCGACATGATCAACGCGGTCGAGTTCCTCGCGAAGGAGAAGGGCGTCAAGTCCGGCGACAAGATCGGGCACCTGTACTTCGAGGGCGACTACGGCGAGAGCTCGCTGAACGGCTCGAAGTACGCCGCGGACAAGCTCGGCCTGCAGGTCGTGGAGCAGAAGATCAAGGCGACCGACCAGGACATGAGCGCGCAGGTGGCGGCGTTCAAGGCGGCCGGGGTGAAGGCCGTGCTCGTCTCGGTGGGCCCCCGGCAGACGGCCTCACTGGTGGGCGTGTCCCTCGCCAAGGGCATGGACGTGCCGTTCGTCGGCAGCAACTCGGCCTACTCCCCGCAGCTGCTCGGCACGCCGGCCGCGCCGGCTCTGCTCAAGGACTTCTACTACGTGTCGGCGGGGACGCCGGTCAGCGTGAAGAACCCGGCGATGCGGAAGCTGGTGGCCGACTACCGGGCGAAGTACCCGGGCGAGACGCTCGACAGCGGTGTGGCCAGCGGCTGGAGCGCCGCGATGATCGTGGACGAGGCGATGAAGAAGGCCTGCGAGGCCAAGGACCTCAGCCGGGAGGGCGTCCTGACCGCCCACCGCTCCCAGTCGGGCTTCGGCGGCGACTTCGGCACGCCGATGGACTTCACGTTCTTCGACAAGCCCGCCTCCCGCTCGTCGTACGTGCTCAAGCCCGACAAGGCGGCGCTCGGCGGCGCGGTGGTCTTCAGGGAGCCGGAGGTCTCCGAACTGGCGAAGGACTACCCGGTGCCGGTGGGCTGA
- a CDS encoding ABC transporter ATP-binding protein, which produces MVSEVTVRFAGLTALDAVSFTVAPGSVHALIGPNGAGKSTCFNVLSGVYRATSGSVRFGGAELTSLRPHRVAALGVARTFQNIALSPHLTVRDNLMLGRHRLTGAGFVSAGLRLPSARREAVRHGARVEEIAAFAGVGEALPVPVGLLPYGVQKRVELARALCMEPRLLLLDEPVAGMNGGERREMAALIQSVRESLGISILLVEHDMGMVMRIADAVTVLDFGRRIADGPPEAVQRDPEVVRAYLGDFGDSCDPGDSGDSGGEA; this is translated from the coding sequence GTGGTCAGCGAGGTGACGGTCCGCTTCGCCGGGCTCACCGCGCTCGACGCGGTCAGTTTCACCGTGGCTCCGGGCAGCGTGCACGCCCTGATCGGCCCGAACGGCGCGGGCAAGTCCACCTGCTTCAACGTGCTGTCGGGGGTCTACCGCGCCACCTCCGGCAGCGTGCGCTTCGGCGGCGCCGAGCTGACCTCGCTGCGCCCGCACCGCGTGGCGGCGCTGGGCGTGGCCCGGACCTTCCAGAACATCGCCCTGTCCCCGCATCTCACGGTCCGCGACAACCTCATGCTCGGCCGGCACCGCCTGACCGGGGCGGGATTCGTCTCGGCCGGCCTGCGACTGCCCTCGGCCAGACGCGAGGCCGTGCGGCACGGCGCGCGGGTCGAGGAGATCGCCGCGTTCGCGGGCGTCGGCGAGGCGCTGCCCGTCCCGGTGGGGCTGCTGCCGTACGGCGTGCAGAAGCGGGTGGAGCTGGCCCGGGCGCTGTGCATGGAGCCGCGGCTGCTCCTGCTGGACGAGCCGGTCGCGGGGATGAACGGCGGCGAGCGGCGGGAGATGGCCGCCCTCATCCAGTCGGTGCGCGAGAGCCTCGGCATCTCGATCCTGCTGGTCGAGCACGACATGGGCATGGTCATGCGGATCGCCGACGCGGTGACCGTGCTCGACTTCGGCAGGCGGATCGCGGACGGCCCGCCCGAGGCGGTCCAGCGCGACCCCGAGGTCGTCCGCGCCTACCTCGGCGACTTCGGCGACTCCTGTGACCCTGGTGACTCGGGTGACTCCGGCGGGGAGGCGTGA
- a CDS encoding branched-chain amino acid ABC transporter permease: protein MAVFLELLVNGISVGAVYALIALGFVVIFKATEVVNFTHASLLLAGGYVVARLHPLVGFWAALAAGIAAAALVGALVEFLILRRAHVGSRGVLAIVTIGVDILLTTELTRRIGTEVLALGDPWGDRVLRLGPITVAETRVVALVVAAALIVAFLLAFKFTGWGVAMRAAAEDAETAALMGVRLGRVSLSAWAVAGALAAVAAMFLCVFPTPGLDRGTAAAAMKAFPAAILGGLDSTTGALAGGLIVGVTETLMSGYQSELAFLGRGIGDAAPFLVMIVILLLRPSGLFGTKEPARV from the coding sequence ATGGCGGTCTTCCTGGAGCTGCTCGTCAACGGGATCTCGGTCGGGGCCGTGTACGCGCTGATCGCGCTCGGCTTCGTGGTGATCTTCAAGGCGACCGAGGTGGTCAACTTCACGCACGCGTCGCTGCTGCTGGCCGGTGGCTATGTGGTCGCCAGGCTACACCCGCTGGTCGGGTTCTGGGCGGCGCTGGCGGCGGGGATCGCGGCGGCGGCGCTGGTCGGCGCGCTGGTGGAGTTCCTGATCCTGCGCCGGGCGCACGTCGGCTCGCGCGGCGTGCTGGCCATCGTCACGATCGGCGTGGACATCCTGCTCACGACCGAGCTCACCCGCCGGATCGGCACCGAGGTGCTCGCCCTGGGCGACCCCTGGGGCGACCGGGTGCTGCGCCTGGGCCCGATCACGGTCGCCGAGACCCGCGTCGTGGCCCTCGTGGTCGCCGCCGCGCTGATCGTGGCGTTCCTGCTCGCCTTCAAGTTCACCGGGTGGGGCGTGGCGATGCGCGCCGCGGCCGAGGACGCCGAGACCGCCGCGCTGATGGGCGTGCGGCTCGGCCGGGTCTCGCTCAGCGCGTGGGCGGTCGCCGGGGCGCTGGCCGCGGTCGCGGCGATGTTCCTGTGCGTCTTCCCGACGCCGGGGCTCGACCGGGGCACGGCCGCGGCGGCGATGAAGGCGTTCCCCGCGGCCATCCTCGGCGGGCTCGACTCGACCACCGGGGCGCTGGCCGGAGGGCTGATCGTGGGCGTCACCGAGACGCTGATGAGCGGCTACCAGAGCGAGCTCGCCTTCCTGGGCCGCGGCATCGGCGACGCGGCGCCGTTCCTCGTGATGATCGTGATCCTGCTGCTGCGGCCCTCCGGGCTGTTCGGCACGAAGGAGCCGGCCCGTGTCTGA
- a CDS encoding ABC transporter ATP-binding protein, which produces MSGESGPGTGGPKTGGLEIRGLEVRYGPVRALRGVDLAVPRGAVAAVLGANGAGKTTLLRAVSGTLRFHRGAITSGTVSFGGSRLDGAQAAAVVRRGVVQVPEGRRVFARMTVAENLRAGALGVPARRAAAARERVLELFPVLAERAHQRAGLLSGGEQQMLAIGRALMAGPSLLLLDEPTLGLAPLMAARIAGTVRQINAQGTSVLLVEQNAAMALALAERAYVLEVGEVTLSGPAADLAASDEVRRRYLGVGVPDTDRPVGTDSGPADGHERHERTRLARWTA; this is translated from the coding sequence ATGTCTGGTGAGTCGGGCCCGGGGACCGGTGGCCCAAAGACCGGGGGCCTCGAGATCCGGGGCCTGGAGGTGCGGTACGGCCCCGTGCGCGCCCTGCGCGGCGTCGACCTGGCCGTGCCCCGGGGCGCGGTGGCCGCGGTGCTCGGCGCGAACGGCGCGGGCAAGACGACGCTGCTGCGTGCGGTGTCGGGGACGCTGCGGTTCCACCGGGGCGCGATCACGTCGGGGACGGTCTCCTTCGGCGGGTCCCGCCTGGACGGCGCGCAGGCGGCGGCCGTCGTGCGGCGCGGCGTGGTCCAGGTGCCGGAGGGACGTCGGGTGTTCGCCCGGATGACCGTGGCGGAGAACCTGCGCGCCGGGGCGCTGGGCGTGCCCGCCAGGCGCGCGGCGGCGGCCCGCGAGCGGGTCCTGGAGCTGTTCCCGGTGCTGGCCGAGCGGGCGCACCAGCGCGCGGGCCTGCTGTCGGGCGGCGAGCAGCAGATGCTGGCGATCGGCCGGGCGCTCATGGCCGGTCCCTCGCTGCTGCTGCTCGACGAGCCCACCCTCGGACTCGCGCCGTTGATGGCGGCCCGGATCGCCGGCACCGTACGGCAGATCAACGCCCAGGGCACGTCGGTGCTGCTGGTGGAGCAGAACGCGGCGATGGCGCTCGCGCTGGCCGAGCGGGCGTACGTGCTGGAGGTGGGCGAGGTGACCCTGTCGGGACCGGCCGCGGACCTGGCGGCCAGCGACGAGGTGCGCCGCCGCTACCTCGGCGTCGGCGTGCCCGATACAGACCGACCGGTCGGTACCGACTCCGGCCCCGCCGACGGCCACGAGAGGCACGAGAGGACCAGGCTGGCGAGATGGACGGCATGA
- a CDS encoding PucR family transcriptional regulator — MRSRTDAEVRELLRTSAAGLLERLPQLADELVKRGRASDEAYRMTVPYEDHWKSTHEGLRVGITAILQPRHERRDVAYAQTVGHRRAEFGLPLDSLMRSYRLAAQVTWNGVIDIIGDQGQERLPALLRSATHVWHAIDRQAVAAADAYRRRENELLGRTNQRVNAMLDALLEGRADPAVAGVAAGALGLPEHGRYAVVTTRLPAQPDRVHRPDEIGGLRFLWRMRPDLEMAVVYLGDRELDDLVAAITPVVCASAGVSPVVESLADLGTARRLAEVAMRTCSGTAPEVARLDRRLPAALVVCQPELAGHLAGGVLGPIVSSPDGGVLLATLDAWLRCEGSAARAAAELYCHRNTVFNRVRRIEQLTGRSLARPLDVVELSLALDAVRLLPGG, encoded by the coding sequence ATGAGGTCCAGGACGGACGCCGAGGTCCGGGAACTGCTGCGGACCTCCGCCGCAGGACTGCTGGAACGGCTCCCTCAGCTCGCCGACGAGCTGGTGAAGCGCGGCAGGGCCAGCGACGAGGCCTACCGCATGACGGTCCCCTACGAGGACCACTGGAAGAGCACCCATGAAGGGCTGCGGGTGGGCATCACCGCGATCCTGCAGCCCCGGCACGAGCGGCGCGACGTCGCCTACGCGCAGACGGTCGGGCACAGGCGGGCCGAGTTCGGGCTTCCGCTGGACTCGCTCATGCGCAGCTACCGCCTGGCCGCGCAGGTCACCTGGAACGGCGTGATCGACATCATCGGCGACCAGGGCCAGGAGCGGCTGCCCGCGCTGCTGCGCAGCGCCACCCACGTGTGGCACGCCATCGACCGGCAGGCCGTGGCGGCGGCCGACGCCTACCGCCGCCGGGAGAACGAACTGCTCGGCCGGACCAACCAGCGCGTCAACGCCATGCTCGACGCCCTCCTCGAGGGACGCGCCGACCCGGCGGTGGCCGGTGTGGCCGCCGGCGCCCTCGGCCTGCCGGAGCACGGCCGCTATGCGGTCGTCACAACGCGGCTGCCCGCACAGCCCGACCGCGTGCACCGTCCCGACGAGATCGGCGGGCTGCGCTTCCTGTGGCGCATGCGCCCGGACCTGGAGATGGCGGTCGTTTATCTCGGTGACCGGGAGCTGGACGACCTGGTCGCCGCCATCACCCCGGTCGTCTGCGCGAGCGCCGGTGTCAGCCCGGTGGTGGAGAGCCTCGCCGATCTCGGCACGGCCCGTCGCCTGGCGGAGGTGGCCATGCGCACCTGCTCGGGGACCGCGCCGGAGGTCGCGCGGCTCGACCGGCGGCTGCCCGCCGCGCTGGTGGTCTGCCAGCCGGAGCTGGCCGGGCACCTCGCGGGCGGCGTCCTCGGCCCGATCGTCTCCTCGCCCGACGGCGGCGTGCTGCTGGCGACACTTGACGCGTGGCTGCGCTGCGAGGGGTCGGCGGCGCGGGCGGCGGCCGAGCTCTACTGCCACCGCAACACCGTCTTCAACCGGGTGCGCCGCATCGAGCAGCTCACCGGCCGGTCGCTGGCCCGTCCCCTGGACGTCGTCGAGCTCTCCCTCGCCCTCGACGCCGTCCGCCTCCTCCCGGGCGGCTGA
- a CDS encoding ABC transporter ATP-binding protein yields the protein MTETWRGVAAEDRDEISERVSLLLRTRSRRLLGDLLRPHRRAIAVLTAVIVVSNAAGLALPYLVKAGIDDGIPPMLRGQGAGTLLAIVGAVLAAALTQAFTRQAFLQMSGRIGQDILLELRRRVFGHFQRLSLTFHEKYTSGRVISRLTSDVDAIAELLESGFDGLVTAVLTLCGTAVMLLVLDVRLGLVALLPLPVLLLFTRWFRRQSSVVYRRTREAVALVIVHFVESMTGIRAVQAFRREPRNQEIFERLNDGYRAANTRGMRLVAVFMPGIKLIGNVTVAAVLLYGGLLALRGTVTVGVLAAFLLYLRQFYEPMQEISQFYNALQSAGAALEKLSGVLEERPSVAEPRRPVPLPRAAGALRFEAVRFAYGDGPPVLPLLDLEIPAGQTVAVVGTTGAGKTTLAKLIARFHDPVAGRVLLDGVDLRDLDEDTLRRHVVMVTQENYLFSGTIADNVRFGRPGAPDAEIERAAEAIGADTFVSALPGRYETQVGKRGGRMSAGQRQLVAFARAFLADPAVLILDEATSSLDVPSERLVQRALRTILADRTALIIAHRLSTVEIADRVLVMERGRIVEDGPPDRLIAGAGRFARLHRAWLDSLA from the coding sequence ATGACCGAAACGTGGCGGGGGGTGGCGGCGGAGGACCGGGACGAGATCTCGGAGCGCGTCTCCCTGCTGCTGCGCACCCGGTCCCGCCGGCTGCTCGGCGACCTGCTGCGGCCGCACCGCCGGGCGATCGCCGTGCTCACCGCGGTCATCGTGGTGTCCAACGCGGCCGGCCTGGCCCTGCCGTACCTGGTGAAGGCGGGCATCGACGACGGCATCCCGCCCATGCTGCGCGGGCAGGGCGCGGGCACGCTGCTCGCGATCGTCGGCGCGGTGCTGGCCGCCGCGCTCACGCAGGCGTTCACCCGGCAGGCGTTCCTGCAGATGTCGGGCCGGATCGGCCAGGACATCCTGCTGGAGTTGCGCCGCCGGGTCTTCGGCCACTTCCAGCGGCTGTCGCTGACGTTCCACGAGAAGTACACCTCGGGGCGGGTCATCTCCCGGCTCACCTCCGATGTGGACGCCATCGCGGAGTTGCTCGAGTCCGGTTTCGACGGCCTGGTCACGGCCGTGCTCACGCTGTGCGGCACCGCCGTCATGCTGCTCGTGCTCGACGTGCGCCTCGGTCTGGTGGCGCTGCTGCCGCTGCCGGTCCTGCTGCTGTTCACGCGGTGGTTCCGCCGTCAGTCGAGCGTCGTCTACCGCCGTACGCGGGAGGCGGTCGCGCTGGTCATCGTCCACTTCGTGGAGTCGATGACCGGGATCCGCGCGGTGCAGGCGTTCCGCAGGGAGCCGCGCAACCAGGAGATCTTCGAGCGGCTCAACGACGGCTACCGGGCCGCCAACACCCGCGGCATGCGCCTGGTCGCCGTGTTCATGCCCGGCATCAAGCTGATCGGCAACGTCACGGTCGCCGCCGTCCTGCTGTACGGCGGGCTGCTCGCGCTGCGCGGCACGGTCACGGTCGGCGTGCTCGCCGCGTTCCTGCTCTATCTGCGGCAGTTCTACGAGCCGATGCAGGAGATCAGCCAGTTCTACAACGCGCTGCAGTCCGCGGGGGCGGCGCTGGAGAAGCTGTCGGGCGTGCTGGAGGAGCGGCCCTCTGTGGCCGAACCACGGCGCCCGGTGCCGCTGCCGCGCGCCGCCGGGGCGTTGCGTTTCGAGGCCGTCCGGTTCGCCTACGGCGACGGCCCGCCGGTGCTGCCGCTGCTCGACCTGGAGATCCCCGCCGGGCAGACCGTGGCCGTCGTCGGCACCACGGGTGCGGGCAAGACCACGCTGGCCAAGCTCATCGCCCGGTTCCACGACCCGGTCGCGGGGCGGGTGCTGCTCGACGGGGTGGACCTGCGCGACCTGGACGAGGACACGCTGCGCCGCCACGTGGTGATGGTCACCCAGGAGAACTACCTGTTCAGCGGGACGATCGCGGACAACGTGCGGTTCGGGCGGCCCGGCGCGCCGGACGCGGAGATCGAGCGGGCCGCCGAGGCCATCGGCGCCGACACGTTCGTCTCGGCGCTGCCCGGCCGGTACGAGACGCAGGTCGGCAAGCGCGGCGGCCGCATGTCGGCGGGGCAGCGGCAGCTCGTCGCGTTCGCCCGGGCCTTCCTCGCCGACCCCGCCGTGCTGATCCTGGACGAGGCCACCTCCAGTCTCGACGTGCCGAGCGAGCGGCTCGTGCAGCGGGCGCTGCGGACGATCCTCGCCGACCGGACCGCGCTGATCATCGCCCACCGCCTGTCCACCGTGGAGATCGCCGACCGGGTGCTCGTGATGGAGCGCGGCCGGATCGTGGAGGACGGCCCGCCCGACCGCCTCATCGCCGGCGCCGGCCGGTTCGCCCGCCTCCACCGGGCCTGGCTCGACAGCCTCGCCTGA
- a CDS encoding helix-turn-helix domain-containing protein, whose product MHPREPVDRALRLSALGYNDREVAAFCGVSLGAVQKWRTGVRRVREDEDRRRNGSCPRCYNRPLDRPSYSYLLGLYLGDGHISLGPKRVHRLSIFCGDSWPGLIEAAARNLAAVMPTSSVSRRQHTGCTEVKSYSTHWACLFPQHGPGKKHERAIVLADWQHEIVTEHPGPLARGLIHSDGYRGTNRVRRPVGGEDKWYEYPRYLFKNESADILRLYGEALDRLGVAWRYNKRNEISVARRDAVARLDEFVGPKF is encoded by the coding sequence ATGCACCCTCGTGAACCCGTCGACCGCGCCCTACGCCTCTCGGCTCTCGGCTACAACGACCGCGAGGTGGCCGCCTTCTGCGGCGTCTCCCTCGGTGCGGTCCAGAAATGGCGCACCGGCGTTCGGCGAGTCCGGGAGGATGAGGACCGCAGGCGCAACGGCTCCTGCCCTCGCTGCTATAACCGCCCGCTCGACCGGCCGTCGTACTCCTATCTGCTCGGCCTCTATCTCGGCGACGGCCACATCTCGCTGGGTCCCAAGCGGGTCCACCGGCTGTCCATCTTCTGCGGCGACAGCTGGCCGGGGCTGATCGAGGCTGCGGCCCGAAATCTCGCTGCAGTTATGCCGACCTCTTCCGTCAGCCGACGGCAGCACACCGGCTGCACGGAGGTGAAGAGCTACTCGACGCACTGGGCCTGTCTCTTTCCGCAGCATGGACCCGGGAAGAAGCATGAGCGGGCCATCGTCCTGGCGGACTGGCAGCACGAGATCGTCACCGAACATCCGGGCCCTCTCGCGCGCGGGCTCATCCACTCCGACGGCTACCGCGGGACGAACCGGGTTCGGCGGCCGGTCGGCGGCGAGGACAAGTGGTACGAGTACCCGCGCTACCTGTTCAAGAACGAGTCCGCCGACATCCTCAGGCTGTACGGGGAGGCGCTGGACCGTCTCGGCGTCGCATGGCGCTACAACAAACGCAACGAGATCTCGGTCGCCAGGCGGGACGCCGTGGCCCGCCTCGACGAGTTCGTGGGTCCGAAGTTCTGA